A region of the Methylobacterium nodulans ORS 2060 genome:
GCGCCAGATCGCGCTGATCTGCTGCAGCAGATCGAAGGCATCCTGCTGGGTGCTGATCTGGGCGTTGAAGCGGAAGCGCGGCTCCTGCCCGCCGCGGCCGTCCGCGACCGGCACGTCGCAGTAGCGGCCGATCTCGTACAGCGTCCACTTGTCGATGCTCTCGACGCTGATGAACTCGCCGAGCCCGTAACGGTCGTTCCACAGCACGTCGAAGAACACCCAGGCCGGGTTGTCGGTCCACTCCTCCTTGAACGTGCCGTCCCAGATGCCGGAATAAGTGCGCGCGATCGGGTCGTAGTTCGACGGCACCTTGATGAGCAGGCCGTCGACCAGATACGTCCGGGCCGGGACGGAGGAGCCGAAGTTGCTCGCGTCCGCGGTCAGGCCGACCAGGGCCGAATGCGGATAGCTGAACTTGGCGTCCTGGATCGCGGTGAGCGAATAGAAGACGAGGTCGCTCTGGCTGGTCCACTTGTCCTGGCTGGTGTTGAAGCCGTCGGTGTCGTCGGTCAGGCGGGTGACCCGCACCTGCCAGGGCGGGCTCGACCCGGCCGGATTGCGCGGCAGGGCAACCTCGTAGGACACGAAGTAGGGCGAGGTGTTCTTGCCGGTGATGGTGAGGTCGCCGAGCTGGTTCACCCACGGCCCGCCGCTGTAGCGGGCCTCGATGCGGAAGCTGACGCTGTTCTGGCGGACCGAGCCGTCGTTCTTGGCCAGGAACAGCGCCGGCAGCTCGATGATGACGCGGGCCCGGTCGGCCTCGCCGTCGCTGATCGAGGCGGTGACCGGCGTCGCCTTGGTGACCTTGACCCCGACCTCCCGCGGCGTCTCCACCTCGGGATAGCCGGGCATGTAGGACTGATCCGGCGTGCCGGTGCGGAAGTCGGCCGAGAGGCCCTTGAAGTTGAAGGTGCCGTCCGCGTTCTGGACCGGCACGTCGTTGAAGTAGACGCCCTTCAGGCCGCCGACGACGCCCGTGATCTCGCCCTCGCCGAGCAGGTCCACCAGGCGGACCGTGGCGTTCGAGAATAGGGTGTCGGGCGCGGTCGAGCCCGAGCCGCCGGTCTTGCCGCGGCCGGAGGAGGACTTCCTGCCCCGGATCGGAGCGTCCTGGCGCACGCTGTCCTCCGGCGCGGGGGCCGGATCGAAATCGATGCGGTCCATGATGTCCTTACGCGGTCGGCAGGCCGGTGCTGTTGGCCGTGGTCACGCCAGCAGAGATCGTGATCGGGTTCACCATGGCGCGCCCGTAAATGAGCGGCACGGGGATGCCCTGTTCCGAGACGTTGTCGGCGCCCTGGAACATGTAGGACTTCTTCTGCTTCTCGGTCTTCTTCTTGGGGGACAGCAGGGAGGACACGCCCTGGAGGGCAACCATGGCGCCCATGCTGATCAGCCACGCCGGGCCGCCCATCCACCAGGTGGCGACCGCAATCAGCGTGCCGACGATGATCTTGCCGATCGACATGCCGGACTTGCGGGCGCGGATCACCGGCACGATGTGCAGGTCGCCCTCGGGCAGCCCGAAGCTGATCAGATCCTTGTCCAGCTGCCAGCCGGTGCGCCGGCTCCGGCCGAGGGTGACCCGGAACCGGCCTTCCTCGATCGCCTGCCGGAATCCCGGCAGTTGCGCGCCGAGCGCGCGGCAGGCCTCCGCCAGCGAGCGCACGTCGAGGCGGAAGGAGGAGCCGAACTGCTCGGCCAGGGAGCCGTAGAGGCGCACGGTCCGCATCATGCCGGAGGCCTCCAGTCGTCGGGCAGATCCGTGTGGCGCACCAGGAAGTCGAGCTTGCTCCGCCAGACCGAGGCGGGGTCGCGACCGGACAGCTGGTGCGCGAGGTGGTGCAGGATGAGGCCGCCCCCGATGTAGATCCCGCCGTGGTTCAGCACGGGGGAGCGGACGCGGCACAGGAAGCAGTCGCCCGGCAGCGGGCCCTCGGGGCCGCGCTCGACGCGCCGGAAGCCCGCCCGCTCGAAGCCGTCGCGGTAGAGATCGAGTTGGGGCTGGCCGTCCCGCGGCTGCCACCAGTCCGGGTCGCGCACGACGTCGGGGATCTCGATCCCGGCCACCTCGCGGTGCCAGTCGCGCCCTAGGCTATAGCAGTCGTTGACCCCGTGCCGGAACGGGCGGCCGAGCAGCGGCGGGCGCGGCACCTGATCCCCGAACCAGAACGGGTCGGCGCAGCCGGTCGAGAGGCAGAGCGAGATGCCCCACGGCACCGCCGTCGCCATCTGGGCCTCCATGTCGGCGCCCGAGGGGCAGTCCGGCGGCGGGGTGACCTTGCCGGTCGCGGGCTCCTCGACCGAGCAGTGCGAGTGCAGCACCGCGAGGTAGCGGTGCCCGCTCACCGCCTCGACCTCGGCCGGATCGGTCTCGAACTCCGTCAACGGCTCGCCGGCGATGTTGCGCAGCGGGGCATAGGAGCCGTCCGCGAGGATCAGGCCGCCGGCCTCGCGCGGCCATTGCGCGTGCGCGTGGCGCTTGTGAGCGTCCACCGCGGCGCTCCAGCGGGTGGTGAGGCCGTCGTCAAACGCGAACGCGAGCGACACCGGGGAAGCCTCCGAAGGGCAGTGGCGCGGCGGCGGCGAAGCGGACCTTGCAGCAGGTGGTGACGTGCCGGCTGGGCTCGTCCTTGTCGGGCGTGGTGGGGTTGCCGAACCGGTCGTAGGCCTGAGGGCCCGTGTAGGGGCACGTCACGTGGGAATAGTCCCAGTCCCCCTTCTCAGCGTCCCAGCGCCGGTACCGCCACAGGCAGATGTCGCGGACGATCAGCCGGGCGGGCAGCTCGCGGCCCTCCTGATCCATGTCGGCCGCGAGGGTCCAGACGATCTGGTGCTTCGAGTGCTCGACCTTCTGCTCGAAGCGGTAGAGGTCCTGCGCGTAGGCCGCCTCGGGATCGGGCGTCTCCCCGCCGTCCAGGAACTGCGCATAGGTGCGCGTCCGGATGAGCCGGGCGCCGATCAGGTCCTGGTAGAGCAGGGTCGCGGAACTCATCAGCCGGGTGGCGTTCGAGACGCTGATCTTCGGCTGGGGCATCTGCCCGTGGCCGGTCATCTCGAAGCCCTCGGCCTTCACGTCGAGCGGCGTGTAGGTCACGCCCCGGAACGTCAGCGGGCCGCGCGCCCGGTCCGCCTCGGACGTGAACGCGAACTGCTGGTTCACCCGGATCGGCGACAGGTCGATGATGAACAGCGCGACGAGATCGCCCGGCGTGAGGCTCTGGCCCGCGCGGATGAGCGCGGTATTCGGAGAGGTCACGGATCGAAGTTCTCCTTGAACGTCGCCGTCAGCGTGCTCTGGAGCCGGTCCGAATAGTCGGTGGTCCAGGTGTCGCAGATGAACTGCCGGGGCGCCGGTTCGTACGGGACCTGGAACA
Encoded here:
- a CDS encoding tail assembly protein: MMRTVRLYGSLAEQFGSSFRLDVRSLAEACRALGAQLPGFRQAIEEGRFRVTLGRSRRTGWQLDKDLISFGLPEGDLHIVPVIRARKSGMSIGKIIVGTLIAVATWWMGGPAWLISMGAMVALQGVSSLLSPKKKTEKQKKSYMFQGADNVSEQGIPVPLIYGRAMVNPITISAGVTTANSTGLPTA
- a CDS encoding NlpC/P60 family protein; translation: MSLAFAFDDGLTTRWSAAVDAHKRHAHAQWPREAGGLILADGSYAPLRNIAGEPLTEFETDPAEVEAVSGHRYLAVLHSHCSVEEPATGKVTPPPDCPSGADMEAQMATAVPWGISLCLSTGCADPFWFGDQVPRPPLLGRPFRHGVNDCYSLGRDWHREVAGIEIPDVVRDPDWWQPRDGQPQLDLYRDGFERAGFRRVERGPEGPLPGDCFLCRVRSPVLNHGGIYIGGGLILHHLAHQLSGRDPASVWRSKLDFLVRHTDLPDDWRPPA
- a CDS encoding phage minor tail protein L; this encodes MTSPNTALIRAGQSLTPGDLVALFIIDLSPIRVNQQFAFTSEADRARGPLTFRGVTYTPLDVKAEGFEMTGHGQMPQPKISVSNATRLMSSATLLYQDLIGARLIRTRTYAQFLDGGETPDPEAAYAQDLYRFEQKVEHSKHQIVWTLAADMDQEGRELPARLIVRDICLWRYRRWDAEKGDWDYSHVTCPYTGPQAYDRFGNPTTPDKDEPSRHVTTCCKVRFAAAAPLPFGGFPGVARVRV